The following coding sequences lie in one Arachis stenosperma cultivar V10309 chromosome 5, arast.V10309.gnm1.PFL2, whole genome shotgun sequence genomic window:
- the LOC130981810 gene encoding hsp70-Hsp90 organizing protein 3-like: protein MADEAKAKGNAAFSSGDYAAAVRHFSDAIALSPDNHVLYSNRSASYASLKKYSDALADAKKTVELKPDWSKGYSRLGAAHLGLSQYDDAIAAYKKGLEIDPNNEPLKSGLADAQAAASRARSAPANPFGDAFSGPEMWARLTADPTTRVYLQQPDFVKMMQDIQKDPNKLNLYLKDQRVMQAIGVLLNVKIRTPTDDADMPESSSPSPSPSPSPSPSERKRAAEAEPPRQPEPEPEPEPMDLSEEEKDKKLRKAEAQKQKEAGNAAYKKKDFDTAIHYYSKALELDDEDISYLTNRAAVYLEMGKYEECIKDCDKAVERGRELRSDFKMIARALTRKGTALVKMAKSSKDFEPAIETFQKALTEHRNPDTLKKLNEAEKAKKDLEQQEYFDPNLADEEREKGNEYFKQQKYPEAVRHYTESLRRNPKDPRTYSNRAACYTKLGAMPEGLKDAEKCIELDPTFVKGYTRKGAVQFFMKEYDKALETYKEGLKHDPNNQELLDGIGRCVQQINKASRGDLSPEELKERQAKAMQDPEIQNILQDPVMRQVLVDFQENPKAAQEHTKNPMVMNKIQKLISAGIVQMR from the exons atgGCCGACGAAGCTAAAGCCAAAGGCAACGCCGCCTTCTCCTCCGGCGATTACGCCGCCGCCGTACGCCATTTCTCCGACGCCATAGCTCTCTCCCCGGACAACCACGTTTTGTACTCCAACCGATCCGCCTCCTACGCCTCCCTCAAGAAGTACTCCGACGCCTTAGCCGATGCCAAGAAGACGGTGGAGCTCAAGCCCGACTGGTCCAAGGGCTACAGCCGCCTCGGCGCCGCCCACCTCGGCCTCTCCCAATACGACGACGCCATTGCAGCATACAAAAAGGGCCTCGAAATCGACCCCAACAACGAGCCCCTCAAATCCGGCCTGGCTGATGCCCAGGCAGCCGCCTCCAGGGCCCGCTCGGCCCCTGCAAACCCCTTCGGGGACGCCTTCTCAGGGCCAGAGATGTGGGCTCGGCTCACTGCAGACCCAACCACTAGGGTTTATCTTCAGCAGCCGGATTTCGTGAAGATGATGCAGGATATTCAGAAGGATCCAAACAAATTGAACTTGTACTTGAAGGATCAGAGGGTTATGCAGGCCATTGGCGTCTTGCTCAATGTCAAGATTCGAACCCCAACTGATGATGCTGACATGCCAGAGtcctcttctccttctccttccccttccccctccccctccccctccgAGAGGAAGAGGGCGGCTGAAGCGGAGCCTCCAAGGCAGCCCGAACCTGAGCCAGAGCCCGAGCCTATGGACTTGTCGGAGGAGGAGAAGGATAAGAAGCTGAGGAAGGCGGAGGCGCAGAAGCAGAAGGAGGCTGGGAACGCAGCGTACAAGAAGAAGGATTTTGATACAGCTATTCATTATTATTCGAAGGCTTTGGAGTTGGATGATGAGGATATTTCTTATCTCACAAACCGTGCTGCTGTTTACTTGGAAATGGGAAAG TATGAGGAATGCATAAAAGACTGTGATAAGGCTGTTGAAAGAGGAAGAGAACTAAGATCAGACTTCAAGATGATAGCAAGAGCTTTGACCCGGAAAGGAACTGCCTTGGTGAAGATGGCTAAATCCTCAAAGGATTTTGAACCTGCCATCGAGACTTTCCAGAAAGCACTTACAGAACACCGCAACCCAGACACATTGAAGAAACTTAATGAAGCTGAAAAGGCTAAGAAAGATCTAGAACAACAAGAATATTTTGATCCAAATTTGGCTGATGAGGAGCGAGAGAAAG GAAATGAATACTTCAAGCAACAAAAGTATCCCGAGGCTGTGAGGCATTACACAGAGTCTTTGAGGAGAAACCCTAAAGATCCTAGG ACTTACAGTAACAGAGCTGCATGCTACACCAAACTAGGGGCCATGCCGGAAGGTTTAAAGGATGCTGAGAAGTGCATTGAGCTTGATCCAACCTTTGTAAAGGGTTATACAAGGAAAGGTGCGGTACAGTTTTTCATGAAGGAATATGACAAGGCTTTGGAAACATATAAGGAGGGGTTGAAACACGACCCCAACAATCAGGAGTTACTTGATGGCATTGGAAG ATGTGTACAACAAATTAATAAGGCAAGCCGTGGGGATTTAAGTCCCGAAGAATTGAAGGAGAGACAG GCGAAGGCAATGCAAGATCCAGAGATACAGAACATCCTCCAAGACCCAGTAATGAGACAG GTATTGGTTGATTTCCAAGAAAATCCAAAGGCTGCACAGGAACATACGAAGAATCCAATGGTGATGAACAAAATCCAAAAACTCATCAGTGCTGGGATTGTCCAGATGAGGTAG